The DNA window CAGGAAGATGCTCCGGCGCTTGCAAAGCGCGCAAAACAGATCGACGATGAAATAAACGGCGTTATTGCAAAACTTGCAGCCATTCAGGCCTGGGCATTCTGTTTCCAGAGAATGGAAGAGCCACATCGCCGACACATGGAGGCGTGGTGCAAGCATGTCAAATCGCTAACCAAAACCGGCAAAGGCAAACGTGACTTTCGTAATCGTCAAGCGGCACAGCGTAGCTTGAATGAATGCAAGGATGCGGTTCCTGCATGGATAATGCCTTTGCACCGCGTTTGGGACACAGTGGATCCAACACCAGGCATGTTCGACGTAATTATAGTAGACGAGGCTTCTCAGTGCGGGTTTGAAGCATTGCCCCTTTTGTATTTGGGGAAAAAGATCTTGATTGTCGGAGATGATAAACAGATCAGCCCCAGCGGGGAATTTCAAGATACAACGCCGATCAACAAGCTGCTGGACGAATATTTATATGATTTCAATTTTAAAGAGTACTTCGATGTCAATGTTAGCCTTTTTGAGCATGGAAAACTCCGCTATGGAACTCGGCGCATTACGTTACGCGAGCACTTTCGCTGCATGCCGGAGATCATTCGCTTTAGCAACGATCTTTGCTATTCCGACACACCACTAATTCCCCTAAGGCAGTATGGCCCGGACCGCCTTCCGCCCCTGAGGCAAGTTTTTGTGGACGGTGGACATCGCGAAGGGTCGAGCAACAGAGCAATCAACCGGCCAGAAGCCGAGGCGATTGTTGAAATGATTCGGCAACTGTGCGGTGATCGCCGGTATGATGGCAAGACCATGGGCATAGTAGTACTTCAAGGCGAAGCTCAAGCTGCTTTGATCGAGCATCAATTGCTTGAGAGACTGGGTGCTGAGGAAGTGGAACGGCGGCGCCTGGTCTGCGGCAATCCATACAGCTTCCAGGGTGACGAACGCGACATCATGTTCTTGTCGCTGGTGGCAGCCAGCAACGAAAGAATTGGGGCTCTGACAAAACCGTCAGATGAAAGACGCTTCAATGTAGCGGCCAGCCGTGCTCGTGACCAGATGATTCTATTCCACTCACTGACATCTAACGACCTTAGCGCATCGTGCCTTCGACGACGATTGCTGGAGTTCTTCGAGAGCACGGCGCCACGGCAAATTGCTGGAATTGAGCGGGACGAACTAGAGCGGCGGGCAGCGCAGGATAATCGGAGACTTGTGAGTGCCCCAGCACCCTTTGAAAGCTGGTTCGAAGTGGACGTCGCTCTTGAACTTCTGCGCAAGAACTTTACAGTGCTTGCCCAATACGAATTTGCTAGCAAGCGGATCGATCTTGTAGTTGAAGGCGGGCAGGCGCGTCTGGCCGTCGAATGCGACGGCGACCAATGGCATGGCTCTGACCGTTACGAGACAGATATGCAACGCCAACGCCAATTAGAGCGCTGCGGGTGGGAATTCTTCCGCGTAAGAGAAGCAGCATTCTATGCCAACAAAGCAAATGCGCTTCTCGGTTTATGGGGGGCATTAGACGCGAGAGGCATCTTACCGAACTTACGCCCTGAAGGCTCGTCCCGTGAAGATAATTTGGAAACGCGAAGAACGAGCACATCGGACTTCAATGATGATGCAGTTGACGATGGCTTGAACGAAGATGAAAGCTATCTATCTGGGAGGTCAGACGAGGACTTCATAGAATCAGGTCGTCGACCTGAAGAGATAACTGCGGGCGAGATTCAAGACGCCATTATTCAGGCTCTAAGAAATCGCCCCAACCTGTCGTGCACATTGCATTCGCTCACCACCCGCGTACTCAAGGAGCTAGGTGTGATGACACGTGGAAAGCCCCGTGAGGCTTTTGAGAGACGAACCATGAGGTCTGTCAGCATCCTTGAGAAGCGCGGCCAGATCGAGACCTACAAAGCCAAGAACAGGAGGCTGAGACTTCTCCAGCAAGAAATGGCGTAACGAGGTGCCATACCGAGTGGTAATCCCGCGATGCTCAAAAACGACCAGTGATGAAATAGAAAGATAAAGAGAAACCGGTGCCAGGAATCATTTCAGCCCCCGAGGCGATTCCGACACCATCTCTCCATCTAGCCTCTTTGGGGATTCGTTCGGTTCTTCTTCGATACTTTCCTTGCAGGACCCCTTTTGGATGAGCCCCTACTCCCCTTAGGCTTTTGCTTACGGTCTGCCGTCAGAGTCCTGGTTCCCGGCTTTGATGAGCGGATCGGCACAACCCCGAATGCCTGCTCATACTTACTTGCCAGTATCTTAAATCCATCGGTATCGGGATGCATATCGTCAAAGAAAGGATACTTGGTGGTCTCTCCTCGGCAATCGAGAAATCGTACGTTCGGAAACGCTTTAGCAACTGCCTTAATGGAGTCGCTCAAATGATCAATGATAACTTTCACGACTGCGTTCCAGGTCGTCTTGGGGTAGCCCATTTTCTGGAGGTATTGCCCGATATATTTCCCGTCTTTATAGGTCGGTCTTGGGAAGTCATACGCATAGCAGATAGTATGAAGGGAAGGAGCAGCCATCGCGATCTGGTTTAAGAGTGCCCGATAGCCTTCGGCGATATCCCGCAATAGGCCGACTCCCTGTTCTGAAAGACATTTTTCAATCGGACGGTTTGAGTCGTATGTCTGAACAAGTTCACCGCGCGCCAGTGACTGCTGCAAGTCGTTGCCCCCACCGCTGAAGATAAACCAGTCTGGGTTGAATCGAGGGATCTGCTCCAAATATTCCTTGGTCGCCAGCATCTGGCTCAGCGTATCCCCCCAATGCGCAATATTCTTAACTACGACTCGGTTGTTCGAATGTAACCGATCAGCGATGGCTTCTGGCCACATGATCGGAGGCAAGTTAAACCAAGAATCTCCTTCGGCAAGTATTCGTTTTAGGCCGGTTGGGACGAGTGCTGCCAGTTGTCGCTCCTGTTCGGTCCTCTTTGCGAAATAGAGTTCACGGTCAACGTCATACCCTGCCGGCGGAGCATCCCTCAATGCGCCGGGCTTAAACCTCACACGGACCATCGGGCATGTGGGGTCACGCTCTAAAACCTTTCTGTAATCTGCGGCTTTCAACGCTCCACTCTTCAATCTTGCATCAAACTCTGCAAACGAAAGTTTTGCAGCCATATGACCTCCTAAAATGATCCAAGATTGGATTGGCTCTCAGCAATAGTGCCAGAAATTACACTCTCAATGAAGAGGCGCACGAGCCATGCAGCCTACCGCAATCTGAGCAACCGACGATTCGAGGAGAAGGGAAATGGTGCCAGCTATCATTTCTTACCCCCTAAACTCGCCCACTAAGCCACAACAATGCGTCCATTTAAATGAGTACTCCGAGCTGCGGAAGTTCAATATACTTCTCCCAGCAATCTCAACTTCTAGAACAACCATGACAATGAGAAAGGGAGGCTTATGACACCCACAGATCTGGCGCTCTTAGGATTGATAGCCGCTCTCGCCTACTATCTGGCGAATGCCAGACTCACTCTGTATGGGTGGCTCCTGACCAAGGATATGGAAGAACCACGTAAGGACAAAATCTGGAATCAGATCTATTGGATTACTCGGTTTCTCATTGTCACTATTCTCGCTGGGTTTGTCCTGTTTAGTGCCGGGGCACTTCTCCCCTCCCCGCCGGCAGATGTTCTACAGTTTGCGCGTGGCATTTCCCTTCTGATTATGGCGGGAGTCGTGATAGGGCTACTGATTTTTCACGCTATGATTATTGAAAGACCCAGGTAACCCGAGAGATGACCTTCTAAGAAAGCCCAAAGAGGAAATCGTGTCAGGAATCATTCTCTGGGTACGAATCGATTCCTGGCACCATTTCATTCTCTTTCTGCCACGTCGCAGCGCCGGAGCAAGCGAATCCGGACGCCTGGATAAGTACCCGCACCACTCGCCCGCCGCTGCTAAGAGAATCAGACTCCCTGATAAGACCGCTTGAGAATTGCCCCGTATAGTGAGAGCCGTCATTGGGCAATACACCGAGTGCGGTCACGCGCACGCACACAGGAGGACGGCTATGAGAACCACCCTACTATCATCCGAGCTGGACACCTCAACAGGTCACACCGGTTTCATGCGGGCAGTCTATGAACTGCTCGGGATCGTGCTGGTTCGCTTCCGGCCCTTGCAGAGAATCTGGGGCGCGTGGCTCATTGCTGTAAACGGGGCATGCCTGCTGTTCATCACGCACATTGAAGCGCAGATCGCCCTCGCCGCCGTCGGCATGGCTCTGCTCGCCCAAGCCTTGATCTATCAGCGCAAACGATTTATTCGACTGCTCGGCACCACGCACGTGCTGTGGGTGCCCATGCTGGCATGGATCGTCTCGCGTCTCGATACAATCCCGGATGGACACACCGCATTCCATGTCTGGCTCGTCACGCTCATCGCCACCAATGCCATCTCGTTGGCGATCGATGTCTGGGACGCAACGCGTTTCGTCCTTGGCGAACGTCAGCCTTACTACGTCTGGTGACGAGGGGGAACGCACGGAGCGCTTAAACGCGATGGGAGAAAACCGGGGCCGAGGTCAGATTGAGCAGGGCCTGCGCTCAGGGAGAAGAACCAGGGGCAGGATACGGAGACACAGGTGCCGGGCCCCCTTCACATCAAGAGCAAGAAAAGGGATTCGCCCTGAGCTCACCGGCAGGTGACAGGCGTCAAAAAAGGAACTGCTCCCGTTTTTCAGAGGACGGCGGCGCTCCCGGCTAGGCCGCGAACCGATCCTTTTGATCCCAGGCGAGATGCTCGAATTCGGCCTCATCCAGTTTGAGGTGCGCCAGGACCGCCTCGCCGATGGCAGCCCACTCTGGAGAATCCTTGCCCTTCCGCAGTCGGTGACAAATGCAATCCACCATCACCAAGACCGCAATCACGTTCCGGATATTGTCCTCGACCGGGGTGAGCGTGGGCGCCGCCCCGCCGAACAGCTCGCGAGTCCGGTGATGATTGAGGATGATCGTGCCGATTTCTTCCGGCAGATGCCAATGCCGGCTCATGAGCGCGCCCACGACGGCATGATCGGTATTTAAGTGCGCGTCCTCGAGGTCCGTCAGCGGCTGATCCGGCTTCTTCTCCGCCTCCCGCAAGACCTCCGCATACTTCGGATAGCGTTGCAGCAGAATCGGCATGCCGCAATCTCGAAAGAGCCCGAGCAAATACGCTTTGTCCGCCGGCATGATGGGCACCTCGCGCATCACACTCGACAGGACCAGCGCCGTGTCATTCGCTTCGTCGAAGAGGCGGTCGATTCCCGCTTGATTATCCCCGCCCTGAATCGCGCTCTTCATCGCCAAAGCAATCACGACGTTGACGACATTGGGCATCCCCAGCAACAACACCGCCTGGCGCAGCGACTCGACCTTTTTCGGCAACCCAAACAAGGGAGAGTTGATGGTTTTTAACACCGCCGCCGCCACACTCAGGTCCCGTTCGATAATGCGAGCCACAGCCTCCACGTTGGGATCCGGCTTGGCCCGCTCGCGATTGATCTCAAGCAGCGTCGCCGGTTGAGGCGGCAACGTCACCCCCTCCAGGATCTCCATGGCAGAATCTTCCGTCAGCTTCCGCAATACCACCGTCTTGTCCTGTTTCATCGCCTGTCCTTGTCAACGATGCAATATCGTTATTTATCGGTTCAGAAATGAATGTCCGTGGTCCAATTCCCCTGGCCACATTATTTCGCCATAGACACTCCCTTTTTGACAAAACTAAATTGATTTTTTGCAGGCACGGCTCAGCACAGGCACAGCACGCCGGCGAACGCTTCACGGAGTCGCTCTTCGTTCTGACCATTCCGCGCGAATCTTTCGGACCTGCTCCAGCGACTCAAACACCTACCCAGTGAGCGCTTCGGTACGATGGAGCCGATTGAACCGTTCGATGAAGGCATTCCGATCCGGTTTCCCTGGTTGGATAGGCCGGAGTTCGATCCCGCGTTACGCACCCAGCCTCTAGGCTGGTACAACCGGGGCAGGTCAGCACCACGTGCACTGTATCCATTTCGCCCGCGCTGAATCAGATCTGGTACTATCCCCCAGCCTGTGTCTGGTGACCTGAGCATGACCTCAACGGCACGGATGGCGCGTGACCTGAACCACACAACAGCCGGAGTACCAGTTCGTGGACGACAAGACCCTGGAGAACACGACCACCGCAACGTCGCCTGCAGGCCTCCTGGCAGCATGGCACAACCTCCCGCTGTATGGACGCATTGTGATCGGCCTGGTCTTCGGCGTCCTGGCAGGGCTGATGTTGGGCAGCCAGGCGGCCGTCCTGGCGGTGCCGGGGAAGCTGGTGCTGCGCCTCTTGGGTGCGCTGGCGCCGCCGCTGATCCTTGCGGCAATCGTGCACACGTTCATGACGACGCGCCTCGGCGGTCCGCTTGCAGCTCGCCTTCCATGGCTGTTGTTCTTGAACACGTTGGTCGCGATCACCGTGGGACTGACCGTCGCCAACATCATCCGGCCGGGACAGGGTGCGGGGCTTACGCCGTCGCCATTGCCCACCGAGACTGCGCATGCGGGGAATCCGCTGGTCGTCTTTTTCGACAATGTGCCCAAGAGCTTGCTGGGACCGCTGGGTGACGATGGGAAAGTCATCGGGGTCATCTTCGTCGCCGTGGCATTCGGGATGGCGTTACGCGATGAACGCCACCGTCCTCTCGGCACGGTCGAGCACCTTGTCGAACTCGTTCTGGAGTCCCTAATCAAGATTTTGCATTGGATCATCGCCGTGGTCCCGCTGGCCGTCTTCGGCATCGTGGCCAGCATCGTGGGCACGGAAGGCTTCGCGCAGTTCCAGGCGCTGGGCGTCTTTGTGCTGAGCGTGCTGCTCGCGCTCGCGATCCAGGCGGCCTATTACCTCGTGCGCATCCGCTTCGGGTCTTGGGTCTCCCCGGCATTGTTGATACGCGGAGGACGGGACGCGCTGGTCATGGCCTTCTCCACCGCCAGTTCAACGGCCACGATGCCGGTGACGTACATCGCACTGAAGGAACGCGTGGGCCTGCGTGAGCAATCCGCCAGAATGGGAGCGCTCGTCGGCGCGAATTTCAACAACGACGGCACCGCGCTCTACGAGGCCATGGCGGCGTTATTTATCGCCCAAATGATCGGAATGGATCTCAGCCTGTCTCAGCAAGTGATGGTGGTACTGACCAGCGTCATTGCCTCGGTCGGCGCCGCTGGAATTCCAGAAGCAGGCCTCGTCACGATGACCATGGTCTTCACAGCCGTCGGGCTACCCGTGCAGTACATCCCGGTCCTGCTGACCGTCGATTGGTTTCTCGACCGCTGCCGGACGGCCATCAACGTCATGGGTGATATGAATGTCAGCTGTCTGTTGGATGGGAAGCAGAAGGAATGACCCTCGGAATCGTGCGTCTCGCCCGCTCCGGTGAGCCTCGGCCCAGGCAAGAAGCGGTTCCAGGAATCATTTCAGCTGCTCCACACCAAATATGTCTGTCGTCTCTCCCCTACTGGTTCTGTGTAGGACTGGCTGTAGCAGAATGATCACCGGACTTGCGTAGTTCTCCAAGAGTCTGAGCAGACTGCTTTTCTGCGGCACTATCGGGCTGAAATCTCCAATCGCGGAAAGAAAACTCATCGGGCAGTGAAGAAGCTTTAGTGCCCTTCCAGGTTCCATAACATCTGAACGACCGCTCACCTCCGCTTTCGCTCATTGTGATGTCGTACTTGAGCGCATCGACAGATGTTCGTACTACCGTTCCCTGAAAAGACTTACGCTCATATGTTGTCGCAAAATTTGTTTCTGTGTAAGGGATTTGCTCGATACCCCCAGGAAATGCGCTCATGAGTGGGCCCAGAGCTGGAGCCAGCCCGTATCCAATCATCATAAATGGGTTTTTCGCCGGCGACGACAACTCCTCTTCCGTCAAACCGAAGTATGCTGACACGATTGGGGAATGCACCTGGAGCAACTTCTTCACTGTAGATGGTTGATGCAGCTCGACCAGAAGGTCCCAATTTTCAAATACAGCAAAGCGGACAAATCCCGCTTTATGCGTGTCGGGGTTGGTGAAATGCATGGTCACTTCCCCAAATTGACTCCATGCTGGGAAGGCAGGCTTGGTTGTGTCGCCGGCCCCACTGACAGTGATTCGTAGTGTGAGTGTCCAGAGGACTATCCCTACCAGAGCACACACAAGCCGAATCGTTCCTACGATCTTGGGCGACAATTTCAGTGGTCTGTCCTCCTGCAACTCGATCAGACGTCAGCTGGTTCGTCGGCGCGACACCTAGAGTCGAGGGAGCATCACTTTCACCAACCCCATGAGCGTGTCGCGGTTCGGACTGCCCTCCACGGTGAAGATCGTCGTGCCCGTGCGACCGATGAAGACCCCGCCTTTGAGTGTGCCGGTGTAGTCTCGATACTTGGCCTCATCGACCAGGCCCTTGATCTCTTCCGCCGGTTTGCCACCGCCATAGGCGTTCATCGTCTCGACCATATAGGCCACTTTGGCCTTGGTCATGTCGCCGAGGGGCGCGACGCGAAGCATCACGTTGCGGCCGGCACCGGCGTTCCAGACACAATTGTCACCGTCCCGGCCATCGGGACCGGATGCACCCTGATCGATGGTCACCGATGCATTCAAGGCCTTGGAGACCTCCTGCACCGTCAGCAGGTC is part of the Nitrospiraceae bacterium genome and encodes:
- a CDS encoding SGNH/GDSL hydrolase family protein; translated protein: MAAKLSFAEFDARLKSGALKAADYRKVLERDPTCPMVRVRFKPGALRDAPPAGYDVDRELYFAKRTEQERQLAALVPTGLKRILAEGDSWFNLPPIMWPEAIADRLHSNNRVVVKNIAHWGDTLSQMLATKEYLEQIPRFNPDWFIFSGGGNDLQQSLARGELVQTYDSNRPIEKCLSEQGVGLLRDIAEGYRALLNQIAMAAPSLHTICYAYDFPRPTYKDGKYIGQYLQKMGYPKTTWNAVVKVIIDHLSDSIKAVAKAFPNVRFLDCRGETTKYPFFDDMHPDTDGFKILASKYEQAFGVVPIRSSKPGTRTLTADRKQKPKGSRGSSKRGPARKVSKKNRTNPQRG
- a CDS encoding HDOD domain-containing protein; this translates as MKQDKTVVLRKLTEDSAMEILEGVTLPPQPATLLEINRERAKPDPNVEAVARIIERDLSVAAAVLKTINSPLFGLPKKVESLRQAVLLLGMPNVVNVVIALAMKSAIQGGDNQAGIDRLFDEANDTALVLSSVMREVPIMPADKAYLLGLFRDCGMPILLQRYPKYAEVLREAEKKPDQPLTDLEDAHLNTDHAVVGALMSRHWHLPEEIGTIILNHHRTRELFGGAAPTLTPVEDNIRNVIAVLVMVDCICHRLRKGKDSPEWAAIGEAVLAHLKLDEAEFEHLAWDQKDRFAA
- a CDS encoding integrase core domain-containing protein, with translation MELRPIQPGKPDRNAFIERFNRLHRTEALTG
- a CDS encoding dicarboxylate/amino acid:cation symporter, with translation MDDKTLENTTTATSPAGLLAAWHNLPLYGRIVIGLVFGVLAGLMLGSQAAVLAVPGKLVLRLLGALAPPLILAAIVHTFMTTRLGGPLAARLPWLLFLNTLVAITVGLTVANIIRPGQGAGLTPSPLPTETAHAGNPLVVFFDNVPKSLLGPLGDDGKVIGVIFVAVAFGMALRDERHRPLGTVEHLVELVLESLIKILHWIIAVVPLAVFGIVASIVGTEGFAQFQALGVFVLSVLLALAIQAAYYLVRIRFGSWVSPALLIRGGRDALVMAFSTASSTATMPVTYIALKERVGLREQSARMGALVGANFNNDGTALYEAMAALFIAQMIGMDLSLSQQVMVVLTSVIASVGAAGIPEAGLVTMTMVFTAVGLPVQYIPVLLTVDWFLDRCRTAINVMGDMNVSCLLDGKQKE